A stretch of the Hydra vulgaris chromosome 09, alternate assembly HydraT2T_AEP genome encodes the following:
- the LOC136084918 gene encoding uncharacterized protein LOC136084918: protein MWPARITDSIRQVLVVKGPVQIKNINFSIDSSLGRRFTIVNYKIKLPNGEDIDRDWLVYSITKNSVFCNTIDSQHQRMIQAEADHWYAVLKRLVCIVQFLGTQGLAFRRTSETVFKENNGNFLKLVEHISKFDTVLSEHLRRITAKETHVHYLSKKIQNAFIVLLSCKVTEHIVCELKKALYYSRILDCTPDVSRKEQMNLVVRFVYPGEEVNIREHFLGFVQVSDTSSLPIHGQGLTACLLDELSKKGISLQNMRRQGYDNGSNMKGKNVGVQKRILDLSPRVFFVPCGSHSLNLVVNDAALSYTLAVNFFNNIHELYNFFSGSNHRWNILTNHVTNLTVKPLSESRWESRIDALKPLRFHIDEIYDAVYESTLDSKIDAFGIAKKITDFKFLCYLVTWYVVLFIINLVSKTF from the coding sequence ATGTGGCCAGCCAGAATCACAGATAGCATTCGTCAAGTGCTTGTTGTAAAAGGACCAGTGcagattaaaaatattaacttttctaTTGACAGTAGTTTAGGCAGACGGTTCACAATTGTCAATTACAAAATTAAGTTGCCAAATGGAGAAGACATTGACAGGGATTGGCTAGTGTATTCAATAACTAAAAATTCAGTATTTTGCAACACTATTGATTCCCAACATCAACGTATGATTCAAGCTGAAGCTGACCATTGGTATGCAGTTTTAAAACGACTTGTTTGTATTGTGCAATTCCTTGGCACTCAAGGATTAGCCTTTCGTAGAACAAGTGAAACAGTTTTCAAAGAAAACaatggaaactttttaaaacttgttgaacatatttcaaaatttgacaCTGTCCTTTCTGAACATCTTCGTCGGATAACTGCCAAAGAAACTCACGTACattatttaagcaaaaaaattcaaaatgcgTTTATTGTTCTTCTTTCCTGTAAAGTTACAGAGCATATCGTGTGTGAACTGAAAAAAGCTTTGTATTATTCCAGAATTCTTGACTGCACTCCTGACGTAAGTCGTAAAGAACAAATGAATCTTGTTGTTCGGTTTGTCTATCCAGGTGAAGAAGTAAACATAAGGGAACATTTTCTTGGATTTGTTCAGGTCTCAGATACATCAAGCTTGCCCATACATGGGCAAGGGTTGACAGCTTGTTTGTTAGACGAGCTTTCAAAAAAAGGAATATCTTTACAAAATATGCGTCGCCAAGGTTATGATAATGGATCAAATATGAAGGGAAAGAATGTAGGAGTACAAAAAAGGATCCTTGACCTTAGCCCACgagttttttttgttccttGTGGAAGTCATTCATTAAACCTTGTTGTCAATGATGCAGCACTTTCCTATACTTTAGCTGTtaactttttcaacaatatacatgaactttataactttttttctggaTCAAACCATAGATGGAATATATTAACAAATCATGTAACTAACTTGACTGTAAAACCATTAAGTGAAAGCCGTTGGGAGAGCAGGATAGACGCCCTCAAACCTTTGCGATTCCACATTGATGAGATTTATGACGCTGTCTATGAATCAACGTTAGATTCTAAGATTGATGCTTTTggaattgccaaaaaaattacagatttcAAATTTCTATGCTATTTGGTCACTTGGTATGTTGTTTTGTTCATAATTAATTTAGTAAGCAAAACATTTTAG